Proteins found in one Candidatus Binatia bacterium genomic segment:
- a CDS encoding HEAT repeat domain-containing protein, protein MLAALLLVLPVAAAAQVSSQGLRQRYDKATKGATIDEYVRGLGSDDADKRLQAVKSLGASKEPKAVDHLIGALGDADTRVQAKSIDLLGELRSTDATQVLIQQLFLRTTEPMMKQRILAALGKIGDVRAARPIMEFLQRDLDAATRGTAIYALGDIGAPESVATLRTIAAQDNDSTLRRLANEAVQKVQHQQDAARREAKGPLETFLPQAPPEQQ, encoded by the coding sequence GTGCTGGCCGCATTGCTGCTGGTCTTGCCGGTTGCGGCGGCGGCCCAGGTGAGCAGTCAGGGACTCCGCCAGCGTTACGACAAGGCGACCAAGGGTGCGACGATCGACGAGTACGTGCGCGGCCTCGGCAGCGACGATGCGGACAAGCGGCTGCAGGCGGTTAAGTCCCTGGGGGCGAGCAAGGAACCCAAGGCGGTCGATCACCTGATCGGAGCGCTCGGGGATGCCGATACGCGGGTGCAGGCGAAGTCGATCGACTTGCTCGGCGAGTTGCGCTCTACCGACGCCACGCAAGTGCTCATCCAGCAACTGTTCCTGCGCACCACCGAGCCGATGATGAAGCAGCGCATCCTCGCGGCGCTGGGGAAGATCGGCGATGTGCGCGCCGCGCGCCCGATCATGGAGTTCCTGCAGCGCGATCTCGATGCGGCGACTCGCGGCACGGCGATTTACGCGCTTGGCGATATCGGGGCACCGGAGTCGGTGGCCACCCTGCGGACGATTGCGGCGCAGGACAACGATTCGACGCTGCGCCGGCTCGCTAACGAGGCGGTGCAGAAGGTTCAACATCAGCAGGATGCGGCGCGGCGGGAAGCCAAAGGTCCGTTGGAGACCTTCCTGCCGCAGGCGCCGCCGGAGCAACAATGA
- a CDS encoding pyridoxal-phosphate dependent enzyme, whose translation MSTYAVSIEDVRAAALRIAPFAHRTPVATCATLDRLAGRRLFFKCEHLQKTGAFKFRGACNALQQLSDADAARGVVTHSSGNHAQALALAARLRGIPAHIVMPSNAAAVKRRAVEEYGGRVVVCEPTLSAREATAAAVLAETGGTFIAPYDDARVIAGQGTTAVELIEQVDDLDAIVAPIGGGGLVSGICIAAGDHPRIRVFAAEPAGADDAARSMAVGRRLPQVAPHTVADGLLTGLGELTWPIVRDRVEAVVTVSEAAILTALRLCWERAKLLIEPSAAVAFAAVCTPAFRALPGLTRVGVVLSGGNVAVGLGASWGPGVLGS comes from the coding sequence GTGTCGACGTATGCCGTCTCGATCGAGGACGTGCGCGCCGCGGCGCTGCGCATCGCCCCGTTTGCGCATCGCACGCCGGTCGCCACCTGCGCCACGCTCGATCGCCTCGCGGGCCGCCGTCTTTTCTTCAAGTGCGAGCACCTGCAGAAAACCGGGGCCTTCAAGTTCCGCGGCGCGTGCAACGCGCTGCAACAGCTTTCCGACGCCGACGCCGCACGCGGGGTGGTCACGCACAGCTCGGGAAATCACGCCCAGGCTCTGGCGCTTGCCGCTCGCTTGCGCGGCATCCCCGCACACATCGTCATGCCGAGCAACGCCGCCGCCGTGAAGCGGCGCGCGGTCGAGGAGTACGGCGGGAGGGTAGTCGTCTGCGAGCCGACGCTGTCCGCGCGCGAAGCCACCGCCGCCGCCGTGCTCGCCGAGACCGGGGGCACGTTCATCGCCCCCTACGACGATGCCCGGGTTATCGCCGGGCAGGGCACCACGGCCGTCGAACTGATCGAACAGGTCGACGACCTCGATGCCATCGTCGCCCCGATCGGCGGCGGGGGGCTGGTCTCGGGTATCTGCATCGCGGCCGGCGACCATCCGCGCATTCGGGTGTTTGCGGCGGAACCTGCGGGCGCCGACGACGCCGCACGTTCGATGGCCGTCGGACGCCGCCTACCACAAGTCGCGCCACACACTGTTGCCGACGGCCTGTTGACCGGCCTCGGCGAGTTGACCTGGCCGATCGTTCGCGACCGTGTCGAGGCGGTCGTCACGGTCTCGGAAGCGGCGATCCTGACCGCCCTGCGCCTGTGTTGGGAACGCGCCAAGCTGCTGATCGAACCCAGCGCCGCCGTCGCGTTTGCGGCGGTGTGCACACCGGCGTTCCGAGCGCTCCCCGGCCTGACCAGAGTGGGAGTGGTGCTCAGCGGGGGGAATGTAGCGGTGGGCCTGGGGGCGTCCTGGGGTCCTGGGGTCTTGGGGTCTTGA
- a CDS encoding type II toxin-antitoxin system RelE/ParE family toxin: protein MAFTIIYSPEAVEHLAVLPKATQVLVVDQVEEHLTHEPALPTRRRKLLRPNPIAPWELRLGDIRVFYAIEEGPESLVKIAAVGIKHHNELWIGREKIDL from the coding sequence ATGGCCTTCACGATCATCTACTCGCCAGAAGCAGTTGAGCACCTTGCGGTGCTCCCGAAAGCCACGCAGGTACTCGTGGTCGACCAAGTAGAAGAGCACCTCACGCACGAACCGGCGCTGCCGACCCGGAGGCGCAAGCTTCTTCGCCCTAATCCGATCGCTCCGTGGGAACTTCGATTGGGTGATATCCGGGTCTTTTACGCTATCGAGGAAGGGCCGGAATCCCTTGTCAAGATTGCAGCGGTCGGCATCAAGCACCATAATGAGTTGTGGATCGGCAGGGAGAAGATCGACTTATGA
- a CDS encoding protease inhibitor I42 family protein, translated as MACGWKRLPLRRERGWPRWFLVAAVAAGCAAGGTGEIAAGGTAKVTVPAGREFVVSRDSSPSTGYKWRLAAPLDARVIELVRDEYQPGPESRLGAPGVQLWTFKAVGPGTATLILEYARPWETGVAPARRDEVTVTVESR; from the coding sequence ATGGCGTGTGGATGGAAGCGATTGCCGTTGCGCAGGGAGAGGGGATGGCCGCGGTGGTTCCTGGTCGCCGCGGTGGCGGCCGGCTGTGCGGCCGGTGGGACCGGGGAGATCGCGGCTGGCGGGACGGCGAAGGTTACGGTGCCGGCAGGACGCGAGTTTGTCGTCTCGCGCGATTCGAGTCCCAGCACCGGATACAAGTGGCGCCTTGCCGCGCCGCTCGATGCCCGGGTAATTGAGCTGGTGCGCGACGAGTACCAGCCCGGTCCCGAGTCCCGCCTCGGGGCTCCGGGTGTGCAGCTATGGACCTTCAAAGCGGTCGGTCCCGGTACGGCGACGCTGATCCTCGAATACGCCCGTCCCTGGGAAACGGGCGTCGCGCCGGCCCGCCGTGACGAAGTCACCGTGACCGTCGAGTCCCGCTAA
- a CDS encoding GIY-YIG nuclease family protein — MSFWVYLLRCADGSFQVGHTDNLEQRMEQHASTGSG; from the coding sequence ATGTCGTTCTGGGTTTATCTCCTACGATGTGCCGATGGTTCATTCCAGGTTGGGCATACCGATAACCTCGAGCAACGAATGGAACAGCACGCTTCGACAGGCTCAGGGTGA
- a CDS encoding MT-A70 family methyltransferase: MNVSDDLRANLQGSFGTILADPPWRFENRTGKMAPEHRRLRRYETMSIQDIKALPVSELAAPRSHLYLWTPNALLQWGLDTMSAWGFTYKGNLVWYKVRYDGGPDGRGVGFYFRNVTELVLFGVRGNLRTKAPGRRQVNLFASRKREHSCKPDQLYDIIEDCSPGPFLELFARHCRDGWEQWGDELEQAPHRHLPIPRRRTGASVPSVGPAPVTPRLRFRQVSRKCLLQFPSGVDL; this comes from the coding sequence ATGAACGTTTCGGACGATCTCCGCGCTAACCTGCAGGGCAGCTTCGGCACTATCCTCGCCGACCCCCCGTGGCGGTTTGAAAACCGCACTGGGAAGATGGCCCCCGAACACCGCCGACTGCGCCGCTACGAGACGATGAGTATCCAGGACATCAAGGCGCTACCTGTGTCGGAACTCGCCGCACCTCGCTCCCACCTGTACCTCTGGACACCCAACGCACTCCTTCAATGGGGGCTGGATACGATGAGTGCGTGGGGGTTCACGTACAAGGGCAATCTGGTTTGGTACAAGGTGCGCTACGATGGAGGCCCTGACGGTCGCGGCGTCGGGTTCTACTTCCGGAACGTAACCGAACTGGTGCTCTTCGGCGTGCGCGGCAATCTCCGCACGAAAGCGCCGGGGCGCCGTCAAGTGAACCTGTTTGCTTCCCGTAAGCGTGAGCACTCGTGCAAACCGGACCAACTATACGATATCATCGAAGACTGCTCCCCCGGTCCTTTCCTCGAACTGTTCGCTCGTCACTGCCGCGACGGCTGGGAGCAGTGGGGCGACGAACTCGAACAAGCACCCCATCGGCACCTGCCCATTCCGCGTCGCCGTACCGGCGCGTCAGTTCCAAGCGTCGGCCCGGCACCGGTTACCCCCCGACTGAGGTTTCGTCAGGTGTCCCGCAAGTGCTTGTTGCAGTTCCCTTCGGGGGTCGACCTGTAG
- a CDS encoding MMPL family transporter, producing MLPRAWIERYLAFLLRNRLTVALGIAAGTAFFVWYAIFRLAIVPNFLDLQPPNHPYIRVYHKYRGMFGTSNLLAIAVEARQGTIFDDPAIVETVDRITLDLLQQVPGVNPEQVISITHPKLKTTLTSGSGIKVVPLVYPRLPRDAEDLEFLRKKIYTTEGVRGLFVSPDDTSTLITAGFWEEYFDLPAMWRKIGEIKQREEAGGKVRIHVTGFPILYAYFMDTLPTMGWVLGATAAAIVLLLWFYFRTVQGVAIPVFSGLMSAVWGLGFAGLCGFTLNPLVIVVFVLITARALSHSVQSMERYHEEYFLCGDKREAILRSYVSLYSPAMVSIAADTAATLTIAVATIPLMRKLAFVAAFWILSIFLSVVTLHPIILSYVRPPRRVPRPGRWSDALYTAITRLLVALGAGPMRWAVVALFAATMVFGLYYGHQLKTGDTEPGAALLYADHPYNVAFRRLNEKFVGVASQLVIIAEGKKPGAIRDARTLQQIDRFQRHMEQGEGATGSLTANTLLKKIFRTFREGDPKWEMLPADADHIGQLFFLLASGTGRGEMDRFFSPDATNATITVFYDSYDNNVIGSAIERAQAYIASHVSPDDDVRYRLAGGLLGILAATNEEVDWSYRVNVPLIFLSVFLLSWLTYRSVIGALIVLIPSLVAQPLSEAVMFLMGIDFNINSLPVAAIGIGIGIDYGYYVLSRIVEEYEKTGDFEVANRIALATTGKAIIFTGTTLVVSVMFWLFHPLKFASEMAFLLMMLMIFHAVGALVFIPALVSLLRPRFAVERAERRVRLGAEVSAEG from the coding sequence ATGCTCCCCAGGGCATGGATTGAGCGCTACCTCGCCTTCCTCCTGCGCAACCGCCTGACGGTCGCGCTTGGGATTGCCGCGGGAACGGCGTTCTTCGTCTGGTACGCGATCTTCCGGCTGGCGATCGTGCCGAACTTCCTGGATCTCCAGCCGCCCAACCACCCGTACATTCGCGTCTACCACAAGTACCGCGGCATGTTCGGCACTTCGAACCTGCTGGCCATCGCCGTCGAAGCGCGGCAGGGGACCATCTTCGACGACCCGGCTATCGTCGAGACGGTCGACCGCATTACGCTCGATCTGCTGCAGCAGGTGCCGGGGGTGAACCCCGAGCAGGTCATCTCGATCACGCACCCGAAGTTGAAGACAACCCTCACCTCGGGGTCGGGCATCAAGGTGGTGCCGCTGGTCTACCCGCGGCTGCCGCGCGACGCCGAGGATCTCGAGTTCCTGCGCAAGAAGATTTACACCACTGAAGGCGTACGCGGCCTCTTTGTCTCCCCGGACGACACCTCGACGCTGATCACCGCCGGCTTCTGGGAGGAGTACTTCGACCTGCCGGCCATGTGGCGCAAGATCGGGGAAATCAAGCAGCGCGAAGAAGCCGGCGGCAAGGTCCGCATCCACGTTACCGGCTTCCCGATCCTGTACGCGTACTTCATGGACACTTTGCCGACGATGGGCTGGGTGTTGGGGGCCACTGCCGCCGCGATCGTGCTGTTGCTCTGGTTCTACTTTCGGACCGTGCAGGGCGTGGCGATCCCCGTGTTCTCCGGACTGATGAGCGCGGTGTGGGGTCTCGGCTTCGCGGGTCTGTGCGGTTTCACGCTGAATCCTCTCGTCATCGTCGTCTTCGTACTGATTACGGCGCGCGCGCTGAGTCATTCCGTGCAGTCGATGGAGCGCTACCACGAAGAGTACTTCCTTTGCGGGGACAAGCGCGAGGCGATCTTGCGGTCGTACGTGAGTCTGTACAGCCCGGCGATGGTTTCGATCGCCGCCGACACGGCGGCGACACTGACCATCGCGGTCGCGACCATCCCGTTGATGCGCAAACTCGCCTTCGTGGCCGCCTTCTGGATCCTCTCGATCTTTCTGAGCGTGGTGACGCTGCACCCCATCATCCTGTCGTACGTTCGGCCGCCCCGGCGCGTGCCGCGGCCGGGGCGCTGGTCGGATGCGCTTTACACGGCAATCACGCGCCTGCTCGTTGCGCTCGGCGCCGGGCCGATGCGCTGGGCCGTGGTCGCTCTGTTTGCGGCCACGATGGTCTTCGGGCTGTACTACGGACATCAATTGAAGACCGGCGACACCGAGCCCGGCGCGGCGCTGCTGTACGCGGACCATCCTTACAACGTCGCCTTCCGGCGATTGAACGAGAAGTTCGTCGGCGTCGCCAGTCAACTGGTGATCATCGCGGAGGGCAAGAAGCCGGGCGCTATCCGCGATGCGCGCACGCTGCAACAGATCGATCGCTTCCAGCGCCACATGGAGCAAGGCGAGGGGGCGACCGGTTCGTTGACGGCCAATACGTTGCTCAAGAAGATCTTCCGCACTTTTCGCGAGGGCGATCCGAAATGGGAGATGCTGCCGGCCGATGCGGATCATATCGGCCAGTTGTTCTTCCTGCTGGCGTCCGGAACGGGCCGCGGCGAGATGGATCGTTTTTTCAGTCCCGACGCCACTAACGCGACGATCACGGTCTTTTACGACAGTTACGACAACAACGTCATCGGCAGCGCCATCGAGCGGGCACAGGCGTACATCGCGTCGCACGTCAGCCCCGACGACGACGTGCGCTACCGACTCGCCGGCGGGTTGCTCGGCATCCTTGCGGCGACCAACGAGGAAGTCGATTGGTCTTATCGGGTCAACGTGCCGTTGATCTTTCTTTCGGTCTTCCTGCTGAGCTGGCTCACGTACAGGTCGGTCATCGGCGCGTTGATCGTGCTGATTCCCTCGCTGGTGGCGCAGCCGCTTTCCGAGGCGGTGATGTTTCTCATGGGGATCGACTTCAATATCAATTCGCTCCCCGTGGCCGCCATCGGCATTGGCATCGGTATAGACTACGGGTATTACGTGCTCAGTCGCATAGTCGAGGAATACGAGAAGACCGGCGATTTCGAGGTGGCCAATCGGATCGCGCTTGCCACCACCGGCAAGGCGATCATCTTTACCGGGACGACGCTGGTGGTGAGTGTGATGTTCTGGCTCTTTCATCCGTTGAAGTTCGCCTCCGAGATGGCCTTTCTGCTGATGATGTTGATGATCTTCCACGCCGTCGGTGCGCTCGTCTTCATTCCCGCCCTGGTGTCGCTCTTGCGGCCTCGCTTTGCGGTGGAGCGGGCCGAGCGGCGCGTGCGCCTGGGGGCGGAAGTAAGCGCGGAAGGATGA
- the nth gene encoding endonuclease III, which produces MSNRGDHPSPAPVRTTITRLARAYPDARLALDYESPFELLIALILAAQCTDERVNQVTGQVLFRKYRTAADYVRVPAAELEHDIRPTGFFRAKTRSIQGCCRDLVERFGGRVPDRIDDLTSLPGVGRKTANIVLGNAFGKPAIGVDTHVLRLAQRLGLTRQTDPDKVEADLTPQVPAKDRTRFCHLLQFHGRRVCVARKPRCAECVVADLCPYPEKTPPPEPRRPAFGGPVRPARQGRGRASR; this is translated from the coding sequence ATGTCGAATCGTGGTGACCACCCGTCGCCGGCACCGGTGCGGACAACGATTACGCGGCTGGCGCGGGCCTATCCCGACGCGCGCCTGGCGCTCGATTACGAATCGCCGTTCGAGTTGCTGATTGCCTTGATCCTGGCGGCGCAGTGTACGGACGAGCGGGTCAATCAGGTGACCGGGCAGGTGCTGTTTAGGAAGTACCGGACGGCGGCCGACTACGTGCGCGTGCCGGCCGCGGAGCTGGAGCACGACATCCGCCCGACGGGTTTTTTCCGCGCCAAGACGCGGTCGATCCAGGGCTGTTGTCGGGACCTCGTCGAGCGTTTCGGCGGCCGGGTGCCCGACCGGATCGATGACCTGACCTCGCTTCCCGGCGTCGGCCGCAAGACGGCCAATATCGTCCTCGGCAACGCCTTCGGCAAACCGGCGATCGGCGTCGACACGCACGTCTTGCGGCTCGCGCAGCGGCTGGGTTTGACGCGACAGACCGATCCCGACAAGGTCGAGGCGGACTTGACGCCGCAAGTGCCGGCGAAGGATCGGACGCGGTTCTGCCATCTATTGCAGTTCCACGGACGGCGGGTGTGCGTGGCGCGCAAGCCGCGCTGCGCCGAGTGCGTGGTCGCCGATCTTTGTCCGTATCCGGAAAAGACGCCGCCGCCGGAGCCGCGGCGTCCCGCCTTTGGCGGGCCAGTGCGTCCCGCCCGCCAGGGGCGCGGGCGGGCCAGCCGTTGA
- a CDS encoding YCF48-related protein, with amino-acid sequence MAPAVPIQWRSTRRGTSEAAARLVLTVVWLAVAAGLAPVSVGAATTDHLYGTCMLPGGEGWAVGAFGTVLHTRDGGANWQAQVSGVTEPLFGVACADRLHGWAVGRGGVTIATRDGGKTWRTQTSGTTKHLFAVVALGPLLAWAVGDWGAVLTTDDGGMTWQDRSLDRDVILNGMSWPDRTHGWIVGEAGAVFATDDGGVTWRERRTGVDKTLFGVWFETPQRGWVVGIDGLIQRTDDGGATWVVQHGDAAVAGLEQVGFAHTLDNPSLYDVAVGDGYGVAVGDNGSVFVSTDGGARWRRSAGLPAVGLRWLRGLGLGHGGRGVLVGANGLAAAVDAARLGGREASGHAPQGMD; translated from the coding sequence GTGGCCCCGGCAGTGCCCATCCAGTGGCGATCGACGCGGCGGGGCACGAGTGAGGCCGCCGCGCGCCTGGTACTGACGGTGGTGTGGCTGGCGGTTGCCGCCGGCCTGGCGCCGGTCTCCGTTGGCGCGGCCACAACCGATCACCTGTACGGGACGTGTATGTTACCCGGCGGGGAGGGCTGGGCGGTGGGGGCTTTCGGCACCGTTCTGCACACCCGGGATGGGGGAGCTAACTGGCAGGCGCAGGTGTCGGGCGTGACCGAACCGCTGTTCGGCGTCGCCTGCGCCGATCGGTTGCACGGTTGGGCGGTCGGTCGCGGCGGCGTGACAATCGCCACTCGGGACGGCGGTAAGACCTGGCGCACGCAAACCTCCGGCACGACCAAGCACCTCTTCGCGGTTGTCGCGCTCGGGCCGCTGCTGGCCTGGGCGGTCGGAGACTGGGGGGCCGTCCTGACCACCGACGACGGCGGTATGACCTGGCAGGATCGTTCTCTCGACCGCGATGTCATTCTCAACGGCATGAGCTGGCCGGATCGCACGCACGGCTGGATCGTCGGCGAGGCGGGCGCCGTTTTCGCCACCGACGATGGCGGGGTGACGTGGCGTGAACGCCGGACCGGCGTCGACAAGACGCTCTTTGGCGTATGGTTCGAAACGCCGCAGCGCGGCTGGGTGGTTGGCATCGACGGGCTCATCCAGCGCACCGACGATGGCGGGGCGACCTGGGTGGTGCAGCACGGCGATGCCGCGGTGGCCGGACTGGAGCAGGTCGGTTTCGCACATACACTGGACAACCCGAGCCTGTACGACGTCGCGGTCGGCGACGGGTACGGTGTGGCCGTGGGCGATAACGGCAGCGTCTTCGTGAGCACCGACGGCGGCGCCCGCTGGCGGCGTTCCGCCGGTTTGCCCGCGGTCGGCTTGCGCTGGCTGCGCGGACTCGGCCTTGGCCATGGTGGGCGGGGCGTTCTGGTCGGGGCCAACGGCCTCGCGGCGGCCGTCGACGCGGCGCGGCTCGGCGGCCGCGAGGCGAGCGGGCATGCTCCCCAGGGCATGGATTGA
- a CDS encoding HAD family hydrolase, giving the protein MPMEPAGAVRTSLVFLLDVDNTLLDNDRVIGDLRRHLERTVGAEFQAEYWTYFEELRASLGYTDYLGALQRFRLAHPHDPHLLAVSSFLIDYPFAVRLLPESLDVVEWCKRQAPTVILTDGDVVFQPHKIERSGLYDVVDGHVLLYVHKENELADVERRYPADHYVLVDDKLRILTAVKAAWGKRVTTVFPRQGSYAHDVAALRDLPPADIAIERIGELMRFDLNALVRASKDRAKPVSG; this is encoded by the coding sequence ATGCCGATGGAGCCGGCTGGCGCGGTGCGCACCTCCCTCGTCTTTCTCCTCGACGTCGACAACACGCTGCTCGACAACGACCGGGTCATCGGCGACCTGCGCCGGCACCTCGAACGCACCGTCGGGGCGGAGTTCCAGGCCGAGTACTGGACCTATTTCGAAGAGCTGCGCGCGAGTCTCGGCTATACCGATTATCTGGGCGCGCTCCAGCGCTTTCGCCTCGCCCACCCACACGACCCGCACCTGCTCGCCGTGTCGTCGTTTCTGATCGACTACCCGTTCGCGGTGCGCCTGTTGCCGGAATCCCTCGACGTGGTGGAGTGGTGCAAGCGGCAGGCACCAACGGTGATCCTGACCGACGGAGACGTCGTATTCCAGCCCCACAAGATCGAGCGATCGGGCCTGTACGACGTCGTCGACGGCCACGTGCTGCTTTACGTGCACAAGGAAAACGAACTGGCGGACGTCGAGCGGCGCTATCCCGCCGACCACTACGTGCTGGTAGACGACAAGCTGCGCATCCTCACTGCCGTCAAGGCGGCGTGGGGCAAGCGAGTGACCACCGTCTTCCCGCGCCAGGGTTCGTATGCCCACGACGTCGCCGCCCTGCGCGATCTGCCCCCGGCCGATATCGCCATCGAACGCATCGGCGAGCTGATGCGCTTCGACCTGAACGCACTGGTACGCGCGAGCAAGGACAGGGCCAAGCCGGTCAGCGGTTAG
- a CDS encoding outer membrane lipoprotein-sorting protein, with the protein MTVRGATVNVRLVLLLVAAAVAGVGAARADGGPPTGTDGLAPGTVLDPTTAAAAGELLPPEILRHYESGRYRNPIVDWPLGVFRWEPSFKAATDDNRGRYDVDAAGMIVEKAGGKQPPFVYGLPFPSIDPQDRTAAIKILWNYQYHYWSEGNSNNVTALSWVNPGGLDREAVQDVRFLYYDGQDADRRVPNPNNFSQQFVTMALAPADLNGTATLTWRYRDAHKRDAVWVYVPALRRVRAVSPANRSDGFLGSDMSQDDGPFFDGKPEDFVWALAGEADTLRLVDPWSFNGGGPGSQKWLTTGGWRAVWPRMPVAGFQDSQWRGVAWAPLPAGLARRRCWIVEGTPRDRYYLYGRVQLYIDKETYQGAWNRKFSWSGELLNTVQVVVYQKQPFERPDGVKDWIWDSNFSYQAAENLKQNRATVAGLVPRGSEVPNDRRVTFEPGLFESQTLHRLGK; encoded by the coding sequence ATGACGGTCCGGGGGGCGACGGTGAACGTCAGGTTGGTGCTGCTGCTGGTGGCTGCCGCCGTTGCCGGGGTCGGCGCCGCGCGCGCGGACGGCGGGCCGCCGACTGGCACCGACGGCCTTGCCCCGGGCACCGTGCTCGACCCCACGACCGCCGCCGCGGCCGGCGAACTCCTGCCGCCCGAGATCCTGCGCCACTACGAAAGCGGCCGGTACCGCAATCCCATCGTCGACTGGCCGCTCGGCGTGTTTCGCTGGGAACCGTCGTTTAAGGCCGCCACGGACGACAACCGGGGCCGCTACGACGTGGACGCCGCGGGAATGATCGTGGAGAAGGCCGGCGGCAAGCAGCCGCCTTTCGTCTATGGGCTGCCGTTCCCGTCGATCGATCCGCAGGATCGGACCGCCGCCATCAAGATTCTCTGGAACTACCAGTATCACTACTGGAGCGAAGGCAACAGCAACAACGTGACGGCGCTGAGCTGGGTCAACCCCGGCGGGCTCGACCGCGAAGCGGTGCAGGATGTCCGCTTCCTATACTACGACGGCCAGGACGCTGACCGCCGCGTGCCCAACCCGAACAACTTCTCGCAGCAGTTCGTTACCATGGCCCTGGCGCCGGCCGACCTCAACGGGACGGCCACGCTCACCTGGCGATACCGAGACGCCCACAAGCGAGACGCCGTCTGGGTCTACGTGCCCGCCTTGCGCCGGGTCCGGGCGGTCAGCCCCGCCAACCGCTCCGACGGCTTTCTCGGTTCGGACATGAGTCAGGACGACGGACCTTTCTTCGACGGCAAGCCGGAGGACTTCGTCTGGGCGCTGGCCGGGGAGGCGGACACGTTGCGATTGGTCGATCCGTGGAGCTTCAACGGGGGCGGGCCGGGATCGCAGAAGTGGCTGACGACGGGGGGGTGGCGCGCGGTCTGGCCCCGCATGCCGGTGGCCGGATTTCAGGACTCGCAATGGCGGGGCGTGGCGTGGGCTCCGTTGCCGGCCGGATTGGCGCGCCGGCGGTGTTGGATCGTCGAGGGGACGCCGCGGGACCGCTACTATCTTTACGGCCGGGTGCAGCTTTACATCGACAAGGAAACGTATCAGGGCGCCTGGAACCGCAAGTTCTCGTGGTCGGGCGAACTCCTGAACACCGTGCAGGTGGTGGTGTATCAGAAGCAACCCTTCGAACGGCCGGATGGGGTCAAGGACTGGATTTGGGATTCGAACTTTTCCTACCAGGCGGCGGAGAACCTGAAGCAGAATCGAGCCACGGTCGCCGGCCTGGTCCCCCGCGGGTCGGAGGTGCCGAACGACCGGCGGGTGACCTTCGAGCCGGGGCTCTTCGAGTCGCAGACCCTGCACCGGCTGGGCAAGTAG